cttggaacgtaacccccgcgctaaccgagagatcactgtattcaaaAAAAGTACTAAAGTCATATTCAAAAGCATGCCAGACAACAGCTGTACAGGTGTGGGGAAAAGTCACACTATGAAACAGCAGAGCAAGATCTTCTCTCTTCCCAACATCATCATATACTAACTGCATCCAGCGACCTAGCTTCAGTTATTCAACATGATTCAAGTTTTGCAACAATTAATAGCTTGGAGATATTGGGCAAGAGCCTGGTTTTAAAGACCCAGACCTAATCACTGCCTGAATCAAAAGACCCAGAAGACAATAGCCGGGCTTCAAAGGGACCAGAACTAATAGGACCAATAGATCCCAGGTTGAACCCATTCCTTAAAAGCCACTTGATTGCACCAccaacagatagaaacatagaagattgatggcagaaaaaatcctcatggtccatctagtctgcccttgtactatttcctgtattttatcttaggatggatatatgtttatcccagatcaATTGGCATAACACATTATATTGTATACATGGAAAAACTAAGGAGGAAAATGTTACTTTAAAACCAGTACAGCTAAGAAAAACTTAAAGCTGCCCCAGATATGGAATAGAGATGTAGTGAAGGCAACTCATAAaggcagagagaaaaaaggagatggCCAGATGTGGTTTTGTTTAGTTAGGTATGAGTGAGGAATTagtttgtttcattcattcatttgaggtATTTGCCACTCACCAGCATTTTGAGATGACATCTATAAATTAGACAAGATTCATGATAATTCTATTTCATTTCCAGTTATTTCAGGATGCCTTGATTTCTGACATCTGCCTATGATTTCCATGTCAATAGTAAATAGCAGTTTGCTTGTGGCAtaaattattttctctgttctcatCCCTGTTTTCATTACTAACGCTGGGGATCACATCAAATGGTTACAAAACCTAAATATAAGAAAGCAGCCTTGATAAACTAACTGTTGCCTCAGATGCACTCTTCCTGCGCAACACttggaagtacagtgttccctcgattttcgcgggttcgaacttcgcgaatagcctataccacggtttttcaaaaaatattaattaaaaaatattttgtggttatttttctataccacgatttttaccacccgatgacgtcatacaccaaactttcatctgccattgctgattggccgaaatctcaggcaatcagcattgttatcacaaaaatgtaattattcttaataaataattatgtttataaatatcaggataactaagtgtcttattcaatggtgagtaccagtaataatggtgagtaaatggttgttaagggagtgggaaatggtaatttaggggtctaaagtgttaagagatggcttgtgatactgttcatagccaaaaatggtatatttacttccgcatctctacttcgcggaaattcgactttcgcgggcggtctcagaatgcatcccccgcgaaaatcgagggaacactgtacaaaatATGCACTAAAAACAAGAGATAGGAATGACTCGCACCAAGAAATGCCAGATTCACAGCACTTGATTTCCGTGGACAGAGGATGGACACAGCAGTGACCACCCCCAAAGTCCCCTCTGAGCCAATGAAAAGCTGTTTCAAGTCATAGCCAGTATTGTCTTTCCGCAAAGATGCCAAACAGTTCAGGATGGAGCCATCAGCCAGGACCTGAAAGAGGGAAAACTTTGGTCCATCAGTAATAAATCTGCTTTATTTCAAATAAATCAATACAAGGTtctaattttaaattttgtttatgATGGTTACACAGGCCGAACTAGAGAAACAGTGTTTTCTAAGTTACATTTTTGTAGAAAAAAAGGAACATACAGTAGTAGTACCTTTGAAATACAATAAAGGGAATGgtagataatatttattttaaacaattttttaaaaatccagaaagTGCTTTTTTGAATTTCAACTTACCACTTCCAATCCAAGAACTGTCCCTCGAAGGGACCCGTACCTCAGGAGGCGCAAACCCCCTGCGTTTGTAGCTACATTTCCTCCAATATGGCAACTGCCCTTGGCTCCAAGATCAAGAGGCATGACAAAGTCCTTGGGCTCCAAATACTGGTTGAGGTTCTCTAAAATGCAGCCCGCCTGGCAaatcagaattcctgaggcaTAAGTATCAAATCACAGTAATgtcagataaatttatttatttatttatcagatttgtatgccggccctctccgtagactctcttATTTCTCTTTCTAATAAAGCAAATTTCTCCAAATTCAGGCATTTAAAAAGCTGGTTGGTTTTGTCGGATACAATTAGCAATCAAAGATCTAGCAACTGTATCTTTATGACTAGCAAAACTCAATTAAATTTTAACTTGGCCCAGTTGTTTTCATTTAGCATGCTGCCTATGCAGTCTCTGGTGAATTTATGGCTCAATAtattgtggaagaaaaaaaacaagaaaaagaattaaattcAAAGGTGTGGTATGAACTCAGTGGGATAACCTTGAGTAGGTCTTCCAACTCTTCAACCAACCTTCCTTACAGTAGTCAGGTGATTATTATATATGAAAGATCCTTTCTTAAACCACAGAGTACTTTGAAAGTGCTTCAAAGATATGACTGAGAACATAAGGGTTTAAGAAAATTTCTCtatccagtacagtggtacctctacttaagaacgcctctacttaagaacttttctagataagaaccgggtgttcaagatttttttggctcttctcaagaaccattttctacttaagaacccgagcccggaaaaatttcccaggaaatttaaaagcagtacaaaggcccagccagtttcctaccattccccctttaatcctggccatctcagggttttctgggttgccagaggagcctttcagtggtgctcctcctcttgcccgcctgggtttctctctctggcgcagtgtatgggaggcagcctcacgctgggtgtatggaaAGCGCatgctccttgccgcctcagaatccctcttttttttttaagccttaaagttttggattttttttattcccctcatctcaccttcttccttcggcagcaactgtcatcttcttcctcctcctcctcctcccacccaaattccgaggttttatttctttcctaaagggtttgcacgcattatttgcttttacattgattcctatgggaaaaattgcttcttcttataaacctttctacttaagaacctggtcacagaacgaattaagttcgtaagtggagatACCACTATATTTAGATCCCACCCGCACCCAATCTTATAAGTGTGGAGGGGGGAAATAATACCTTTATTAGACTTTGTAAGTCTGGGGAAACAACTTCCCTGAAAAGACAATTCTATCAAGCCACCAGACATGCCCCCCAATCCTTGGCAAGCATTTACCAGAAATAGGATCAAAACTGATGATCTGGTTCATAAGTCCTGTAGAAAGAATTATCTCATCAAAGACAGGAACACTGCCACCAACAAGGCCGGTATTGCCTCCCTGAGGATTCACAGCCAAGTTCTTCTCATTGCAGTACCTGAAAAGGAAAAGATTTTTGACTGTTCTAGAAGTTAAAAATGCTGCATCCATAACACAATTACTTCAGGTCTCTCACCAGATCCAGTCAGAGTAAATTTTCTGGCTTCTAGTCAGAAAGACAGTATGATTCCAGTAttatgtatcccagcgaccggttaggacccacagaggcaGCCTTCaatgtcaatttatttatttatttatttatatttatttattggatttgtatgccgcccctctccgcagactcagggcggctaacaacagcaataaaacagtatataacaaaatccaatactaaaaacagttaaaaacccattatataaaaaccaatcatacatacagacataccatgcataaaattgtaaaggcctagggggagagtgtatctcagttcctccatgcctggcagcagagatgggttttaagcagctttcgaaaggcaaggagggtgggggcaattctaatctctggggggagttggttccagagggccggggccgccacagagaaggctcttcctctgggtcccgccaagcgacattgtttggttgacaggacccggagaagacccactctgtgggacctaactggtcactgggattcgtgcagcagaaggcggtccctgaggtaatctggtccggtgccatgaagggctttttaggtcataaccaacactttgaattgtgaccggaaactgataggcaaccaatgcagactgcggagtgttggtgtaacatgggcatatttgggaaagcccatgattgctctagcagctgcattctgcatgatctgaagtttctgaacagttttcaaaggtagccccatgtagagagcgttacaattgTCAggccctagggaaagagccttctctgttgtagcTCTGACCTTGTGGAATCAGTTCCCCACAAAGATTCgcattgcccctactctcctggcctttcggaAGGTTTTAAAAAcgcacctttgccagcaggcctggggccgttgagtttgacactccgCTCTGGCTGGCTGTAAGACTGCGTTGTTGCAAATGTACGATTGCGAATGTGCActatgggggttttagattatttaattgattttaaatttggaCTTTGGgtgtttctgttgtttttcttacatgtcgtaagccgccccgagtcttcgaaaaggggcagtatataagtctgaataataataaataataaataaataaattaacatgtGGGGATGGCTAGCAGTGGGTGTTCATCCAAAATTCAGGAAACGATTGTCAACATTTACAGTTAGTCCTctgtttttcgcaaaaatggtAGCGGTTTTCCCAagtcccaaagcctctgtgctgtgtatttttgcaaaaacagggtggCCAGAATGTTTGGGAGGCCAGCAGAGTACTCTAGGgaccggggagggcaaaaatcttTTCCCCCCGTTTTTACCTCTTTGAAACCTTggtgagtttttatttatttatttatttatttatttatttatttattcattcattcattcattcattcattcattcattatttattagatttgtatgctgcccctctccgtagactaacaacaataataagacaatataaacaaatctaatatttaagtttaagttaaattaaaaaaccctaatttaagaaaccaatcatacatacagacataccaagcataaattttataagcctagggggaagggaatatcttaattcccccatgcccgacgacagaggtgggttttaaggagcttacgaaaggcaagaagggtgggggtaagtctgatctctgaggggagttggttccagagggttggggccgccacagagaaggctcttcccctgggtcccgccagacggcattgtttagtcgatgggacccagagaattATAGTTTGAAAAGTATGATATTATAAGCTTTCTTCTATCCTCTTAAACATCAATTCATTTATCATACTTATATGAGGAGTTTTCTATTTAATGAACCTTAAACCTTTATACTAACTCCTCTTTACCTGCCTCAGACTTTACACTAATAGTCCAGTGAGAAAAGGGCATGAGGGAAAGGCAAAAAGGCTGCAGAAGAGGAAGGctgtgggaggggggagagaggaaagtggggggaaagagagatggaAAGTAGATTCTACTTCAAAAACTACAATCCTAACTCCTGAACTACAGTACTCAGTCTTCAGAAAAATAACAGGATGTGGCCCCTTTTGCTTCATTccgtattgttgtggttggctctggcccagctcctgccccagggaatgtggaggtggatgcaggggaaacttcaacatgtcacaggcctgtgttattgccaacagagtcagttcagagtttagtttcctcggacgaagaagaaggtgggagtgactcggcagaggggggcttggcacacagcccaggcagtcaatcttccttatcttccattgattcggatgaagacgttttggatccacgcaagtgcagaattatgcatagaagagaccaagtaaggatattttacaggagataagagcggccacctgtgtttgggtggggctccagtaattagggctgctgctataaatagcagcatgtgggtttggccgctgtggaagagtatctgatcgcagttcgtcaggaatcctgtgttgctggtttctggactttgtttgttgttttttcacgcctttgaaaataaagcagagcaacatgtgtgtgtgtgtctcacttccttggaagaaggggtgtgaagtttcttcacagctgctagctaagtacttaatgactgcttaaggttaattgtacagactacccggttgttttgggacaagtgctctttgcaatacaaaaagagtgcttagtttattttgaattttgggataaagaacattgttttgaattttcaaacgtgtgtgtgtctgaaatttgtacccttgaattttcaggaggctcctaccagagataCCGGCAGAACACCGTATGGACAATACAGAAGTAAGGCAACTTCTTCTGAATAACAACATTTATAACACCGTGCATAATGTTCAAAGAAACATGTTTACTTGAGAATCTGAGATACTTCCATTGTGGTCCGTGGCTTTAGCAGTACTGTACTGCAGCCTGCAATGGAAATAAGATGAGAGAATTCTATTACAAGCATGACTGAAGTCCAATTACCCAACCCTTCATGCACAGGGCTTAGAGATGGAAGAGGAGATTAACCCACCCCATCCTCCCGTTTTCCCATCACTTATTTCTTAGCTGCAAAACAACACCAACCCAGAAGAAAGATAGCTACACAATGCAATTTAGTTGGTATTACACAGTGGTACAATTCCCTCCCCTTGCAATGCCAGATTTATCCTTCAATAATGCTTTAAGTTAAAGACCTGTCCTATGCTGTTTGCAGAACTGCTTTATCAGGATggcaactacagtgttccctcgattttcgcgggttcgaacttcgcggatagcctataccacggtttttcaaaaaatattaattaaaaaatacattgcaggtttttttctataccatggtttttcccgcccggtgACGTCATacttcatcgccaaactaataatttttgcaaataaataacaacaacaaaatattgttaataaataattatgtttataactatcaggatcactaagtgtcttattcaatggtgagtaccagtaataatggtgagtaaatggttgctaaggaatgggaaatggtaatttagggggttaaagtgttaagggaaggcttgtgatactgtccatagccaaaaatggtgtatttacttccgcatctctacttcgcggaaattcgacttttgcgggaggtctcggaacgcatcccccacgaaaatcgagggaacactgtatatcaatgtCCAGTtgtaataaaacattaaaatgattTACCTCTCACAGACTTTAGCCAGTCCACATTGAAAGGTTTGAGTTCCTCTGCATCAGTAATGACTCTCCCAGGCAAAAGATGCTCAAAGAAAGTTAAATCAGAATCAGAAATATGGGCAAAGGGCAGCCTCTCGACCCCATACCGTTCACACGTCAGCATTACTTCCTGGAGATGAAGCTGGCTGGTGTGCAGGTTTCTCTTAGCTATGTTGCTGATGCTCCACTGGGGAGAAGGTAAGAACAGAAGTGTCTTCAATTTCTTTTGATTCTGGATACAGAATCTTTTCTTTTCGATTCTGGATAGAGCGGCAGTCCGATTCCATACGCACCTAGTTTTTCTCTGGCAACTGGTAACCAACCTGGGTACAATCCCAATGTATTGAAATaaagaaggccagacaaggctGGAAAGAGCCATAATCAACCTAAAACACAAAAATAACCAGATGGAATCCTTCTTTCCACAAAGCTCCCATTacatttttccctttttaaaaaaggaagaccatttaaaatgtttataaagACATAGTCATGGATAGGATCAAACAATATAGCAATTTGTTAAACTACTCTAGGGTGTAGTAGGAATCAGGGACTAAAATCAGTCATAACTGACTTCGCCAGTCCTGTTTATATCTATATTGTAggagaaaatacatttttaataacATATAATTGCATTCACTTCCCAAGCTGTGAATAATTGCTCGTGCTCCCATACATTAATAGTCCTCATCCAAATTACAGTTTGGTatttgaaatgatttttttttactgtacaagaaataaatatgaaaatttgATTTACAAAGCATGCACAAAGTGCAAAACATCCCCATAAATGGGCAAGGAAGCTGGGCTTTTTGGGTGACAAACCATAGAAGAGACTAAATCAGAGAAGCTTTCTAAATCTCACGTTACCTTGTCTTCAAATTATTCCATCCCTTTATTTAACCCTGTAGTTAAATGAATACCCGTTCAGTAGCATTTCCCAATCTTACTAATttccatatataatatatacatttcAGGTGCTTTAGAGTTCTCCACAGCCATTGGGGCTGAGAATTCTTCTGGCTGAAGTCCAGCAACTAAACTTTGACATTTGGCTTgaatatatttatacatataggCTTTGGcttgaatgcatgcatgcatgtatgtatatacagtatatatttctgTTGGATGACcctagtatattgaaggaacgtcacatctCATATATACATTACTaactagccagccagccagccagccaaccaaccaaccaaccaaccatatagttagttagttagtccaatacacaatgaaggttatagaggatatactcgtagtaaaatatatcaaagaaagaagatataggaatcctttttttaacaaaacaaaaaaaccctcttcctGCTAATTGGGAAATATCAAAAATTGCACGCTATTTTGTGTCCTCGAACTGGCTTGCGAtcggatttattttattttttttaacgatTGCTAAGGTTTAAACAGGAAAGGGAGCAAAACGAGGGGAACAAGTCAGAGCTCGATGTTTGTTTTTTCCCCGAGATTAATGGGAAAAATCCTCTTAGGCGTTTAGGGGGAATCGCGGGACCTGGAGGACAATTCTGACCGACGGTAGCAGAgcggtggggaagggaagggaaaggcagGGGAGAGTGTCGCCAGGCGGACGTTTCTTCTGTGCGCCTCGCAAGCCGCACTCATTTCGCTACTCACTTTTGCAGCAGATCAGGGCCGCCTTTTCCCCTCTCGGGCAAATCTAGGCGGTGCTTTGTTCGCCCCGCCCCATCTTTGCGGGTAAAGAAGCGACACGCCACGTGGGCTCGCCTAAAGGCTCGTCGCCTCAGCTCGGTTGAAtcgatcaaatcaaatcaaatcaaatcaaaggcaCCTGCTTCCCGACTTTCCCCTCGCAGCGCTGCATCTCTACTTTTAACATTGTACCGTCATCTCCGCCGATTCAGAACAGAGAAGTTTCTCAATCTGTCCAGTCACAGGCCGGcgcgccccccccctccccggggctGTCAAACAGGCAATAGAAGTTCAATTGCTCCCCGTTTTAAACTTTGACGaatgtattgattttttttaaaaatgggggtgAGGGAATTAACATGGCAATGTTAATATTCTGGTTAACGCCCGTATTAAAATAGCGGGTGCTTCGGGAGTCGGAAAATGAGaactacactgctccaaaaaagtaaagggaacgtttaaacaacacaatataactccaagtaaatcaaacttctgtgaaatcaaactgtccacttaggaagcaacactgattcttGTGTCACgtgtcacatgctgttgtgcacattcaactttgtacagaattaagtattcaatgagaatatttcattcattcagatctaggatgtgttatttgagtgttccctttattttttttaagcagtatatattCCCTCACcaaatacagggtgcgttccaaaagtaatgcaattattttttttaaagtaatttattgaacagaaaattcttcaaagtactgtccttgggcctctacattttttccagcgactctgccataacCGGTACGCGCCTGGAatgtgtcttcggggacctctcacaaagTCTTCGTgcctatggacgaaaaacgtgcCTTGACACAACACGCTTCGAGTCTGccagttcctggccaaacaccaagtgccaacgctgccccacccctcctatagtcctgatgtcaccggagcagacttctttttgttcccagccctgaaaggaacctgtttttcgtccatagaagagatccaatcagccgtgacgaagaccttgtgagagatccccaaagacgccttccagggcgtgtacctgtcatggcagagtcgctggggaaaatgtgtagaggcccaaggacagtactttgaagaattttaagtgtttgtgcaaatctgttcaataattttttttaaaaaaaattgcattacttttggaacacaccctgtaaacTATATTTATTTGAACCTTAGCCTATCTACGGTCgagctcaccccattcctaagagtggTGGGGCATGGATAAGCACCATTGTGCTtactgtccctatcctactgttctattttctatatttgtttgagctggaagggaccttttaggtcatctagtccaaccccctgctcaggcagcagTCCCTAtatcatttcggacaaatggcagtccaatctccccttgaaagtcccaagtgttggagcgctcacaacctccataggcaagctgttccactggttgatagttctcaccgtcagaaagttcctcatttccagattgaatctctcttcagtcagcttccatccgttattcctagtctggccttctggtgttttggaaaacagcctgaccccctcctctctgtggtagctccttaggtactggaacattgctatcatctctcccctggtccttctctttgctagactagccatgcctagttcctgcaacctttcttggtatgtttatcattctggttgctctcttctgcactttctctagagtttcaatatcttttttgtagtgtggtgaccaaaactggatgcagtactttaGCTGTGGCCTAacactaaggctttatagagtggtattagtacctccctagtcctagattgtatccttctgttaatgcaactcGGGATTTTATTGGCCTTTTTGtttgccactgcacattgctggctcatatttagttggttgtccaccaagactccaagatccctctcaaagTTGCTGCTATTTAgcatggtttcacccagtttatacgTATGACTTTGGTTTCTCTTATCTAGGTGTagaattttacttttctctgcattgaatttcattttagttGTTTGGGCCCGGTGtacaagtttgtcaagatccatctggatgcTGAGCCTGTCCTCTGTGGTGTTGGCTATTCACACCATCTcggtgtcatctgaaaatttggttagttccccttctattccctcatctaggtcattaatgaagatattaaagaatacTGGGCCTAGAACGGAACCTTGTGGTGTCCCACTGCTTACTTTTCTCCATGTGGACTTggacccattgaggactactcattGGGTATGATTGGTTagccagttgttaatccatctggttgtgtaCCTGTCTATCCAACTTTTTTTTAAGCTTGTGGAGAAGTAGGTTGTAGTCCACTTTGTCAAATGTTTTGCTATAATGTACTCTGTCCACTGCATTTTTCTGGTCTATtcatttggtcacagtgttgaagaatgaaatgagattggtttggcattactgtatttgttcttattacctgtacctactttgctaatgtttatgtttataccaatacctactatttTGTACGTttgacacataaataaataaaagtcttgCTCCACTCACTCAGCTTTTTGGGCACGATA
This genomic stretch from Erythrolamprus reginae isolate rEryReg1 chromosome 5, rEryReg1.hap1, whole genome shotgun sequence harbors:
- the D2HGDH gene encoding D-2-hydroxyglutarate dehydrogenase, mitochondrial isoform X1; amino-acid sequence: MALSSLVWPSLFQYIGIVPRLVTSCQRKTRCVWNRTAALSRIEKKRFCIQNQKKLKTLLFLPSPQWSISNIAKRNLHTSQLHLQEVMLTCERYGVERLPFAHISDSDLTFFEHLLPGRVITDAEELKPFNVDWLKSVRGCSTVLLKPRTTMEVSQILKYCNEKNLAVNPQGGNTGLVGGSVPVFDEIILSTGLMNQIISFDPISGILICQAGCILENLNQYLEPKDFVMPLDLGAKGSCHIGGNVATNAGGLRLLRYGSLRGTVLGLEVFSLFQVLADGSILNCLASLRKDNTGYDLKQLFIGSEGTLGVVTAVSILCPRKSSAVNLAFLACPSFSQVLKTFIICKGMLGEILSAYEFMDNGCMKLVEGHLKLTNPVTESPFYVLIETSGSNSTHDEEKLNHFLEHIMGSDLVVDGTLASEGKKIKALWALRERITEALTCDGVVYKYDISLPVEKLYDLVTDMKVRLGTAAKNVVGYGHLGDGNLHLNVTAESYSHSLLDAIEPYVYEWVSQYYGSISAEHGLGFKKKHYIHYSKPKEAVLLMQQFKVMLDRKGILNPYKTLPSKAE
- the D2HGDH gene encoding D-2-hydroxyglutarate dehydrogenase, mitochondrial isoform X2, which translates into the protein MALSSLVWPSLFQYIGIVPRLVTSCQRKTRCVWNRTAALSRIEKKRFCIQNQKKLKTLLFLPSPQWSISNIAKRNLHTSQLHLQEVMLTCERYGVERLPFAHISDSDLTFFEHLLPGRVITDAEELKPFNVDWLKSVRGCSTVLLKPRTTMEVSQILKYCNEKNLAVNPQGGNTGLVGGSVPVFDEIILSTGLMNQIISFDPISGILICQAGCILENLNQYLEPKDFVMPLDLGAKGSCHIGGNVATNAGGLRLLRYGSLRGTVLGLEVVLADGSILNCLASLRKDNTGYDLKQLFIGSEGTLGVVTAVSILCPRKSSAVNLAFLACPSFSQVLKTFIICKGMLGEILSAYEFMDNGCMKLVEGHLKLTNPVTESPFYVLIETSGSNSTHDEEKLNHFLEHIMGSDLVVDGTLASEGKKIKALWALRERITEALTCDGVVYKYDISLPVEKLYDLVTDMKVRLGTAAKNVVGYGHLGDGNLHLNVTAESYSHSLLDAIEPYVYEWVSQYYGSISAEHGLGFKKKHYIHYSKPKEAVLLMQQFKVMLDRKGILNPYKTLPSKAE
- the D2HGDH gene encoding D-2-hydroxyglutarate dehydrogenase, mitochondrial isoform X3, translated to MLTCERYGVERLPFAHISDSDLTFFEHLLPGRVITDAEELKPFNVDWLKSVRGCSTVLLKPRTTMEVSQILKYCNEKNLAVNPQGGNTGLVGGSVPVFDEIILSTGLMNQIISFDPISGILICQAGCILENLNQYLEPKDFVMPLDLGAKGSCHIGGNVATNAGGLRLLRYGSLRGTVLGLEVFSLFQVLADGSILNCLASLRKDNTGYDLKQLFIGSEGTLGVVTAVSILCPRKSSAVNLAFLACPSFSQVLKTFIICKGMLGEILSAYEFMDNGCMKLVEGHLKLTNPVTESPFYVLIETSGSNSTHDEEKLNHFLEHIMGSDLVVDGTLASEGKKIKALWALRERITEALTCDGVVYKYDISLPVEKLYDLVTDMKVRLGTAAKNVVGYGHLGDGNLHLNVTAESYSHSLLDAIEPYVYEWVSQYYGSISAEHGLGFKKKHYIHYSKPKEAVLLMQQFKVMLDRKGILNPYKTLPSKAE
- the D2HGDH gene encoding D-2-hydroxyglutarate dehydrogenase, mitochondrial isoform X4, which codes for MLTCERYGVERLPFAHISDSDLTFFEHLLPGRVITDAEELKPFNVDWLKSVRGCSTVLLKPRTTMEVSQILKYCNEKNLAVNPQGGNTGLVGGSVPVFDEIILSTGLMNQIISFDPISGILICQAGCILENLNQYLEPKDFVMPLDLGAKGSCHIGGNVATNAGGLRLLRYGSLRGTVLGLEVVLADGSILNCLASLRKDNTGYDLKQLFIGSEGTLGVVTAVSILCPRKSSAVNLAFLACPSFSQVLKTFIICKGMLGEILSAYEFMDNGCMKLVEGHLKLTNPVTESPFYVLIETSGSNSTHDEEKLNHFLEHIMGSDLVVDGTLASEGKKIKALWALRERITEALTCDGVVYKYDISLPVEKLYDLVTDMKVRLGTAAKNVVGYGHLGDGNLHLNVTAESYSHSLLDAIEPYVYEWVSQYYGSISAEHGLGFKKKHYIHYSKPKEAVLLMQQFKVMLDRKGILNPYKTLPSKAE